One Malus domestica chromosome 11, GDT2T_hap1 genomic region harbors:
- the LOC103420061 gene encoding protein LATERAL ROOT PRIMORDIUM 1-like yields MSMWSSPPSSRPLTYGHVPPEMAGMVGLRDVFVVAPAAAYHHNTHLHHHYGHDPNLLSSSDHHHSINASNNPATALGVGVIPLLTAAPCLAPPNMSNVDDDDEDTHTPAGMSMGMGMSMGMGMMSGGHQRNNRSSSAAAAGGGGGIQLWQQNPPHFFKKTHHEAAVTTDLGVAHLNQGGGGGGNNVINAGSAAASSGSSTMTCQDCGNQAKKDCTHRRCRTCCKSRGFDCATHVKSTWVPAARRRERQLMSAAAGGGAGSNSGSTSSAKKPRLIGASQTTTSHTSTSNTTPPRSYDTSSSHQDAGFKDPLPGQVRAPAVFKCVRVTAVEDGEDEYAYQAVVKINGHVFKGFLYDQGVDGRDGFPNISELHLGGGGNGRRNGASSPILDPSDVYAASGAGLLGGSNFGNPIN; encoded by the exons ATGTCCATGTGGTCCTCCCCCCCTTCCAGCAGACCCCTCACCTACGGCCACGTCCCTCCGGAAATGGCGGGCATGGTCGGCCTTCGCGATGTCTTCGTCGTTGCCCCAGCCGCCGCCTACCACCACAACACACATCTCCACCACCACTACGGCCACGACCCCAATCTCCTCTCATCCTCCGACCATCACCACTCCATCAATGCCTCCAACAACCCTGCAACCGCTCTCGGCGTCGGAGTCATTCCTCTTCTCACGGCCGCCCCTTGCCTCGCCCCACCCAATATGTCAAATGTCGATGATGATGACGAAGATACTCACACTCCTGCGGGTATGAGTATGGGCATGGGAATGAGTATGGGTATGGGTATGATGAGTGGCGGCCATCAGCGCAACAACAGAAGCTCCTCGGCAGCAGCAgcaggaggagggggagggatTCAATTGTGGCAGCAGAACCCGCCACATTTTTTCAAGAAAACTCATCATGAAGCCGCCGTTACTACTGATCTAGGCGTGGCCCACTTAAACcaaggtgggggtgggggaggGAATAACGTTATAAACGCGGGGTCTGCTGCCGCCTCGTCGGGGTCGTCCACGATGACGTGTCAAGACTGCGGGAACCAGGCCAAGAAGGATTGCACGCACCGGCGGTGCAGGACGTGCTGCAAGAGCCGGGGTTTCGACTGTGCGACTCACGTGAAGAGCACGTGGGTGCCGGCGGCTCGGCGCAGGGAGCGGCAGCTGATGTCTGCAGCGGCTGGCGGTGGGGCTGGGTCTAATTCTGGGTCTACTTCTAGTGCCAAGAAGCCTAGACTCATTGGCGCCTCTCAAACCACAACTTCTCACACTTCCACTTCCAACACTACACCCCCCAGAAGCTACGACACCAGCTCTAGTCACCAAG ATGCTGGTTTCAAAGATCCATTGCCGGGACAAGTACGTGCGCCGGCGGTTTTCAAGTGTGTAAGAGTGACCGCGGTGGAGGACGGCGAGGATGAATACGCATACCAGGCTGTTGTCAAAATTAACGGTCATGTGTTCAAAGGCTTCTTGTATGATCAAGGAGTTGATGGGAGAGACGGGTTTCCTAACATCTCTGAATTGCATTTGGGGGGTGGTGGCAATGGCAGAAGAAATGGGGCTTCTTCTCCGATCCTTGACCCGTCGGATGTTTATGCTGCGTCTGGTGCAGGATTGCTGGGAGGTTCAAACTTTGGTAATCCAATAAATTGA